In Luxibacter massiliensis, a single genomic region encodes these proteins:
- the metK gene encoding methionine adenosyltransferase yields the protein MEKLLFTSESVTEGHPDKMCDQISDAVLDALLAEDPMSRVACETCTTTGLVMVMGEITTNAYVDIQKIVRDTVREIGYTRGKFGFDADTCGVITAIDEQSADIALGVDKALEAKENKMSDDEIEAIGAGDQGMMFGYASDETEEFMPYPIAMAHKLSRRLTDVRKNGTLPYLRPDGKTQVTVEYDENGVPKRLEAVVLSTQHDPDVVQEQIHTDIKKYVFDEIIPAEMVDQDTKFFINPTGRFVIGGPHGDSGVTGRKIIVDTYGGMARHGGGAFSGKDCTKVDRSAAYAARYAAKNIVAAGLAKKCEIQLSYAIGVAQPTSIMVDTFGTGAVSEDKLVGIIRDNFDLRPAGIIKMLDLRRPIYKQTAAYGHFGRVDINLPWEKLDKVDALKKYL from the coding sequence ATGGAAAAATTATTATTTACTTCAGAATCAGTGACAGAAGGACACCCGGATAAGATGTGCGACCAGATCTCAGATGCAGTTTTGGACGCGCTGCTGGCAGAGGATCCAATGAGCCGTGTGGCATGTGAAACCTGCACGACCACAGGATTGGTCATGGTTATGGGTGAAATTACAACAAATGCCTATGTGGATATCCAGAAGATTGTACGTGACACTGTGCGCGAAATCGGATATACGAGAGGCAAATTTGGTTTTGATGCAGATACATGTGGGGTTATCACTGCAATTGACGAACAATCTGCAGATATTGCCCTGGGGGTAGACAAGGCCCTGGAGGCAAAGGAAAACAAGATGTCAGATGATGAGATAGAAGCAATTGGCGCAGGAGATCAGGGCATGATGTTTGGATATGCTTCAGACGAGACAGAAGAGTTTATGCCATACCCCATTGCAATGGCACATAAGCTGTCGAGGCGGCTGACTGATGTCAGAAAGAATGGGACGCTTCCTTATCTGCGTCCTGATGGTAAGACACAGGTCACAGTAGAGTATGATGAAAATGGCGTGCCCAAAAGGCTTGAGGCAGTCGTGCTCTCTACCCAGCATGACCCAGATGTGGTACAAGAACAGATTCATACAGATATTAAGAAATATGTATTCGATGAGATCATTCCTGCAGAGATGGTAGACCAGGATACTAAATTTTTCATTAATCCCACGGGCCGTTTCGTTATAGGCGGGCCCCATGGGGACAGCGGTGTTACAGGAAGGAAAATTATTGTTGATACTTACGGAGGAATGGCACGCCATGGAGGCGGCGCATTTTCAGGAAAAGACTGTACAAAAGTGGACCGCTCAGCGGCCTATGCAGCACGTTATGCGGCTAAGAATATTGTGGCGGCAGGACTGGCCAAAAAATGTGAGATTCAGCTTTCATATGCCATAGGCGTAGCACAGCCTACATCTATCATGGTTGATACATTTGGAACAGGGGCAGTTTCTGAGGATAAGCTGGTAGGTATTATCCGCGATAATTTTGACCTGCGCCCCGCAGGAATTATAAAAATGTTGGACCTGCGCCGTCCGATCTATAAACAAACCGCGGCTTACGGGCACTTTGGGCGCGTGGATATAAATTTACCATGGGAAAAGTTAGATAAAGTTGACGCATTGAAGAAATATCTGTAA
- a CDS encoding sensor histidine kinase yields MKLKTKLIIAFMTVMILPTIFTTVAMYTFAPRAVGEIQQLYLLVVFFTAALLIYWIYRTVSLPLARLQIAARNIKEGNLDFEIKSETDDEIGQLCRDFEAMRLRLKANAEEKIAYDRESKELISNISHDLKTPITAIKGYVEGIMDGVADTPEKMDRYIKTIYNKANEMDLLINELTLYSKIDTNRIPYNFTTISAKQYFGDCAEDLSLELEAKGVEFRYRNYVETDSRVIVDPEQLRRVINNIVTNSLKYMDKPKGKITMNLKDVGDFIQVELGDNGKGIVPKDLPYIFDRFYRTDASRNSSKGGSGIGLSIVKKIVEEHGGKIWATSEDGVGTTMYFVIRKYQEVPVDE; encoded by the coding sequence ATGAAGCTGAAAACAAAATTGATTATTGCCTTTATGACAGTCATGATACTGCCTACAATTTTTACAACTGTGGCCATGTACACTTTTGCCCCCAGGGCGGTGGGTGAAATCCAGCAGCTCTACTTACTGGTGGTGTTTTTTACAGCGGCTCTTTTGATTTACTGGATTTACAGAACCGTGTCACTGCCCCTCGCCCGCCTGCAGATTGCGGCCCGCAATATTAAAGAGGGGAACCTGGATTTTGAGATTAAAAGCGAGACAGATGATGAGATTGGCCAGCTTTGCAGGGATTTTGAGGCCATGCGCCTGCGGCTGAAAGCCAATGCCGAGGAAAAGATTGCCTATGACAGGGAAAGCAAAGAATTAATCAGCAATATATCCCATGATTTAAAGACTCCGATAACTGCAATTAAAGGATATGTGGAAGGTATCATGGATGGCGTGGCAGATACTCCGGAAAAGATGGACAGATATATTAAAACAATATACAATAAGGCTAATGAGATGGATCTGCTTATCAATGAGCTGACTTTATATTCTAAAATTGATACAAACCGCATACCCTATAATTTTACCACAATTTCTGCAAAGCAGTATTTTGGTGATTGTGCGGAAGATCTGTCTTTGGAGCTTGAGGCAAAGGGCGTGGAATTCAGGTACCGCAATTATGTGGAGACTGATTCCAGGGTCATTGTGGATCCTGAGCAGCTCCGGCGTGTTATCAACAATATTGTAACTAATTCCCTGAAATATATGGACAAGCCAAAAGGGAAGATTACAATGAATTTAAAGGATGTGGGCGATTTTATTCAGGTAGAACTTGGAGACAATGGTAAGGGGATTGTGCCAAAAGACCTGCCTTATATATTTGACCGGTTTTACCGGACTGATGCCTCCCGTAACTCTTCAAAGGGTGGAAGCGGCATAGGACTTTCTATCGTAAAGAAAATCGTAGAAGAGCACGGTGGGAAAATTTGGGCAACCAGTGAGGATGGAGTTGGAACAACTATGTATTTTGTAATTAGAAAATATCAGGAGGTACCCGTGGATGAGTAA
- a CDS encoding shikimate kinase → MKKNLIFIGMPAVGKSTVGVVIAKRLGMQFVDTDLLIQAQENRLLREIINDVGEDGFLKIENQVNRDVDVSNSVISPGGSVVYCEEAMQHFKEIGTIVYLKASYQTIKRRIRSPQKRGVVLREGQTFRDLYNERIKLFEQYADITVCEDGCRIEETIENVLSAVENSIR, encoded by the coding sequence ATGAAAAAGAATCTTATTTTTATAGGAATGCCTGCGGTAGGTAAAAGCACAGTCGGCGTGGTTATTGCTAAAAGGCTTGGCATGCAGTTCGTGGATACGGATTTACTGATTCAGGCGCAGGAAAACCGGCTCCTGAGAGAGATTATTAACGATGTTGGAGAAGACGGGTTTCTGAAAATTGAAAACCAGGTGAATAGGGATGTGGATGTCAGCAACTCCGTGATTTCACCTGGAGGAAGCGTTGTCTACTGTGAAGAGGCAATGCAGCATTTTAAGGAAATCGGAACTATTGTATATTTGAAGGCTTCTTATCAAACAATAAAACGAAGGATCCGAAGTCCCCAAAAAAGAGGCGTCGTCCTGAGAGAAGGCCAGACTTTCAGAGATCTGTATAATGAGAGAATAAAGCTGTTTGAGCAGTATGCAGATATCACAGTTTGTGAGGACGGATGCAGGATTGAAGAGACGATTGAGAACGTGCTTTCGGCGGTTGAAAATAGTATAAGATAG
- a CDS encoding UDP-N-acetylglucosamine 1-carboxyvinyltransferase, producing the protein MEQYIIKGGSPLVGEVEIGGAKNAALAILAAAIMTDETVLIDNLPDVNDINVMLEAIAGIGAMVQRIDRHTVKINGSTIGDFNIEYDYIKKIRASYYLLGALLGKYKRAEVALPGGCNIGSRPIDQHLKGFRALGADVDIEHGKIVADAEALRGTHLYFDVVTVGATINVMMAAAMADGLTIMENVAKEPHVVDVANFLNSMGANIRGAGTDVIKIRGVKSLHKTEYSIIPDQIEAGTFMFAAAATMGDVTVLNVIPKHLDATISKLVDIGCEIEEFDDAVRVVAKRRLSCTQVKTLPYPGYPTDMQPQIGVALALAKGTSTITESIFENRFKYLDELARMGAVIKVEGNSATIEGVEKFSGARVSAPDLRAGAALCIAGLATDGITIIDDIIYIQRGYERFEEKLRSLGGMIEKVSSEKEIQKFKFKVG; encoded by the coding sequence ATGGAGCAATATATAATCAAAGGCGGCAGTCCGCTCGTAGGGGAAGTAGAAATTGGCGGAGCGAAGAATGCGGCGCTTGCGATTCTGGCAGCAGCAATTATGACGGATGAGACTGTCCTGATTGATAATCTGCCGGATGTGAATGATATTAATGTTATGTTGGAAGCTATTGCAGGGATTGGGGCAATGGTTCAGCGAATCGACCGTCATACGGTAAAAATAAATGGAAGTACAATTGGTGACTTTAATATTGAATATGACTATATTAAGAAAATCAGGGCATCTTATTATCTTCTGGGCGCCCTGTTAGGTAAGTATAAGAGGGCTGAGGTTGCCCTTCCCGGGGGATGTAATATTGGGAGCCGCCCCATAGACCAGCATTTGAAGGGATTCCGCGCCCTTGGTGCAGATGTAGATATAGAACATGGTAAGATTGTGGCAGATGCTGAGGCGCTCAGGGGAACCCATTTATACTTCGATGTGGTTACAGTTGGCGCCACGATTAATGTTATGATGGCTGCAGCAATGGCAGATGGCCTGACCATTATGGAAAATGTGGCAAAAGAACCCCATGTGGTGGATGTGGCAAATTTCCTGAACAGTATGGGCGCAAATATTAGGGGGGCAGGTACGGATGTTATTAAAATCAGGGGTGTAAAATCCCTGCATAAAACAGAATATTCTATCATCCCGGATCAGATTGAAGCGGGGACGTTTATGTTTGCAGCGGCAGCAACTATGGGGGATGTGACGGTTTTAAATGTTATTCCTAAGCATTTGGATGCCACGATTTCGAAATTAGTAGATATTGGGTGTGAAATAGAAGAATTTGACGATGCTGTGAGGGTGGTTGCGAAGAGAAGGCTGAGCTGTACCCAAGTAAAGACTCTTCCCTATCCTGGATATCCCACAGACATGCAGCCTCAAATAGGTGTTGCACTGGCATTGGCAAAGGGTACGAGCACAATTACAGAGAGCATTTTTGAGAATAGATTTAAATATTTAGACGAGCTGGCACGTATGGGCGCTGTAATTAAGGTGGAGGGGAATTCTGCTACAATCGAGGGGGTAGAGAAGTTTTCCGGAGCACGGGTAAGCGCACCTGACCTACGCGCTGGAGCAGCCCTGTGCATTGCAGGACTCGCTACGGATGGCATTACTATTATAGATGATATTATTTATATCCAGAGAGGATATGAGAGGTTTGAAGAGAAACTGCGGAGTCTGGGCGGCATGATTGAAAAGGTTTCCAGTGAAAAGGAGATCCAGAAGTTTAAATTTAAGGTGGGTTAA
- a CDS encoding GNAT family N-acetyltransferase translates to MGSGGKCRRMAADDAENGLTVRLADLSDAGQILEIYAYYVENTAITFEYQVPTLEEFRGRISKIAERYPYLVAESNGGIQGYCYAASFKDRDAYNWAVETTVYVKQGCRGRGVGKVLYECMEAVLRKQNILNLNACIAYPNPESIAFHEKMGYKVAAHFHKCGYKHGVWYDMVWMEKFLGEHPEEPQDVIPAARFAEQAVKKIK, encoded by the coding sequence ATGGGCAGTGGCGGGAAATGTAGAAGGATGGCAGCAGATGATGCTGAGAATGGTCTTACAGTCCGGTTGGCAGATTTATCAGATGCGGGGCAGATTCTGGAAATTTATGCTTACTATGTGGAGAACACGGCCATTACCTTTGAGTATCAGGTGCCGACTTTGGAAGAATTTAGGGGGAGAATAAGTAAAATAGCAGAGCGGTATCCATATCTTGTAGCAGAATCAAACGGGGGGATACAGGGATACTGTTATGCTGCCTCTTTTAAAGATAGGGATGCGTATAATTGGGCTGTAGAGACAACTGTGTATGTAAAACAGGGTTGCAGGGGGCGGGGAGTTGGCAAGGTGTTGTATGAATGTATGGAGGCGGTGCTGAGAAAACAAAATATATTGAACCTGAATGCCTGCATCGCGTACCCGAATCCTGAAAGTATTGCCTTTCACGAAAAAATGGGGTATAAGGTAGCCGCACATTTTCATAAATGTGGTTATAAACACGGCGTCTGGTACGATATGGTATGGATGGAGAAGTTCCTTGGAGAACACCCAGAAGAGCCGCAGGATGTGATACCGGCGGCACGATTTGCAGAGCAGGCCGTCAAAAAAATTAAGTAG
- a CDS encoding TrmH family RNA methyltransferase produces MISSTSNQKVKELLKLQKKAKVRNLKRVFLAEGSRMVKEAPRDRIEELYVSETYFRKYKNQLAQEQFQPEMLTDTVFAYVSDTRTPQGILAVVRQAEYTLSDMLDVPAPHILVLDNLQDPGNLGTIFRTAEAAGATGILMGRDCVDIYNPKTIRSTMGAIYRMPFLYMDDLKEGIAALKERGVHVYAAHLDGRNVYDKEDFLRGTAFLIGNEGNGLHKEIAACADTWVQIPMAGQAESLNAAVAAAILMFEASRQRR; encoded by the coding sequence ATGATTAGCAGTACAAGTAACCAAAAGGTGAAGGAGCTTTTGAAGCTTCAGAAAAAAGCAAAGGTAAGAAACTTAAAAAGGGTGTTCCTGGCAGAGGGCAGCCGGATGGTAAAGGAGGCGCCAAGAGACAGGATAGAGGAGCTTTATGTGTCAGAAACGTACTTCAGGAAATATAAGAACCAGCTTGCCCAAGAACAATTTCAGCCGGAAATGTTGACAGATACTGTTTTTGCGTATGTGTCAGATACCAGGACTCCCCAGGGGATACTGGCCGTTGTCAGGCAGGCAGAATATACCCTTTCTGATATGCTGGATGTCCCTGCGCCTCATATATTGGTGTTAGATAACCTGCAGGATCCGGGCAACCTGGGAACCATATTCAGGACTGCAGAGGCGGCGGGGGCTACGGGGATCCTCATGGGCCGGGACTGTGTGGATATATACAATCCAAAAACAATACGCTCCACGATGGGGGCCATCTACCGTATGCCATTTTTGTACATGGATGATCTCAAAGAGGGCATTGCTGCATTGAAGGAAAGAGGGGTTCATGTATATGCGGCCCATCTGGATGGCCGGAATGTATATGATAAGGAAGATTTTCTCCGTGGAACCGCCTTTTTAATCGGTAATGAGGGAAATGGACTGCACAAGGAGATTGCCGCATGTGCGGATACATGGGTTCAGATCCCCATGGCCGGGCAGGCCGAGTCTTTGAATGCGGCCGTAGCTGCAGCCATACTGATGTTTGAGGCCAGCAGGCAGCGCAGATAA
- a CDS encoding potassium channel family protein — translation MRKQYAVFGLGSFGRSVALTLESLGCDVVAVDKSYEKVQEISDSVTYALRADVSDPDALLSLGGRNLDGAVVAVSDSLEASIIATITAKEIGIPYVLVKARDELQGTVLEKVGADSVVYPERDMGSRVAKNLVSATFADWIELSSEYSLAETAIPEKWVGQSLAELRVRERYGINVVGVMQHGEVNVNIDPCQPLTEECIIIVIASNAVLSHFLMKNK, via the coding sequence ATGAGAAAACAATATGCAGTGTTCGGCCTGGGCAGCTTTGGGAGGAGTGTGGCCCTCACCCTGGAAAGCCTGGGCTGCGATGTGGTAGCTGTAGATAAGTCCTATGAAAAGGTTCAGGAAATATCTGATTCAGTCACATATGCACTTAGGGCTGATGTATCAGACCCTGACGCACTGCTTTCGCTGGGAGGCAGGAATCTGGACGGCGCGGTGGTTGCTGTATCGGACAGCCTGGAGGCAAGCATTATTGCGACTATCACGGCAAAAGAAATTGGCATTCCCTATGTATTGGTAAAAGCCAGGGATGAGCTTCAGGGGACAGTATTGGAAAAAGTGGGGGCGGACAGTGTAGTGTACCCTGAACGAGATATGGGGAGCCGGGTGGCCAAAAATCTTGTTTCGGCCACATTTGCTGACTGGATTGAACTGTCATCGGAGTATAGCCTTGCAGAAACCGCTATTCCTGAAAAATGGGTTGGGCAAAGCCTTGCCGAATTGAGAGTCCGTGAGCGTTACGGCATAAATGTAGTAGGGGTTATGCAGCATGGGGAAGTAAATGTTAATATTGATCCGTGCCAGCCCCTGACAGAAGAGTGCATTATTATTGTGATTGCATCTAATGCAGTATTGTCCCATTTTTTGATGAAAAATAAATAG
- a CDS encoding hydantoinase/oxoprolinase family protein, whose amino-acid sequence MSKRKVRMGIDVGGTHTKAVAIDNDTFEIIGKVQVHTTHDSEQGVAAGVVECFQKCLQDNDIDPEDVIFLAHSTTQATNALLEGDVARVGIVSTGGKGLSSLLIKSQTKLGNLPLVTGRFIETRSRYIDGQSLTEPNVRNVVKSLANDGAEIIVASEVYGVDGGEGEKLIAQVAESEGLKVTRASEISKLYGLTTRTRTAAVNASILPKMLDTANSTESSVKATGIQAPLMIMRGDGGVMSIEEMRKRPILSMMSGPTASVVGALMYLRASVGIYFEVGGTSTNIGVIKNGRPTIKHAELAGYRTYVNSLDVRVLGVAGGSMVRADKGRLVDVGPRSAHIAGLPYSAFASEEDIVDPELYFVTPKKGDPSDYCAIRCKNGKNYTITNTCAANVLGLTSPEFYAHGNQAAAKKAMKPLADYLGVSVEEAARQILSTACAKLIPVVEELIAEYKLDSDQAVLVGCGGGAAALIPFMGQQMNIKYKIPQNADVISSIGVALAMVRDTVERVIPNPTEADITAIRREAVESVIKLGAAPDSIETVVEIDNQKQRVSVSAMGSTEVKTTDMMKAVDEREAQKIASESFGNSGQKIGLAGKTDAMYVYTQERAEKKMGRKQKVTHAVRVLDQKGFIKLQTAQGTVMNSTIGGLDTDFKKLFDELSTYKGDVIICPDLFIVVGGRIIEVSGVSNLEQGTGIINAEVNGMPAGEAAILIGIRQAI is encoded by the coding sequence ATGAGTAAAAGAAAGGTACGTATGGGAATTGATGTGGGAGGAACCCACACAAAAGCAGTTGCCATCGATAACGATACATTTGAAATAATAGGAAAGGTTCAGGTCCACACTACCCATGACAGTGAGCAGGGAGTGGCGGCGGGTGTCGTAGAGTGTTTTCAGAAATGCCTTCAGGATAATGACATTGACCCGGAGGATGTTATATTTCTGGCACATAGTACAACGCAGGCCACCAATGCCCTGCTGGAAGGTGATGTGGCGCGGGTGGGAATTGTATCTACGGGCGGAAAGGGATTATCCTCACTGCTTATTAAAAGCCAGACAAAATTGGGGAATCTCCCTCTTGTAACGGGCAGGTTCATAGAGACACGCTCCCGCTATATAGACGGCCAGAGCCTGACAGAACCCAACGTGCGCAATGTGGTCAAGTCCCTGGCCAATGATGGGGCAGAGATTATTGTGGCATCAGAGGTATACGGGGTTGACGGTGGGGAAGGAGAAAAACTGATTGCCCAGGTGGCGGAGAGCGAAGGCCTGAAGGTGACAAGGGCATCTGAAATCAGTAAGCTTTATGGACTGACAACCAGGACACGGACAGCTGCCGTCAATGCCAGTATACTCCCCAAAATGCTGGATACGGCTAATTCTACTGAAAGTAGTGTTAAGGCCACGGGGATACAGGCGCCGCTTATGATTATGAGGGGCGACGGGGGTGTTATGAGTATTGAAGAGATGCGTAAAAGGCCGATTCTCTCCATGATGTCAGGGCCCACAGCCAGCGTTGTAGGCGCACTGATGTACCTCCGTGCCTCTGTGGGGATTTACTTTGAGGTTGGCGGCACCAGTACAAATATCGGTGTGATCAAAAATGGCAGGCCTACGATTAAACATGCAGAGCTTGCCGGGTACAGGACTTATGTCAACTCCCTGGATGTGCGGGTCCTGGGCGTGGCAGGGGGGAGTATGGTTCGCGCAGATAAGGGGAGACTGGTAGATGTAGGGCCTAGAAGTGCACATATAGCGGGACTTCCGTATAGTGCATTCGCATCTGAGGAGGATATTGTAGATCCTGAATTATATTTTGTGACTCCTAAAAAAGGCGACCCATCAGATTACTGTGCAATCCGCTGCAAGAACGGGAAAAATTATACAATTACCAATACATGTGCTGCCAACGTACTGGGACTTACCAGTCCAGAATTTTATGCACATGGAAATCAGGCGGCGGCTAAAAAGGCAATGAAACCTTTGGCAGATTATCTCGGTGTGTCAGTGGAAGAGGCCGCAAGGCAGATTCTAAGCACAGCCTGTGCGAAGCTGATTCCGGTAGTGGAGGAGCTTATCGCAGAATATAAGCTGGATTCCGACCAGGCAGTGCTGGTTGGATGCGGAGGAGGCGCGGCAGCGTTGATTCCATTTATGGGGCAGCAGATGAACATTAAATATAAAATTCCTCAAAATGCAGATGTCATCTCATCCATTGGAGTTGCACTCGCAATGGTTCGGGACACAGTGGAACGTGTCATACCTAACCCCACCGAGGCGGATATCACGGCAATACGCAGGGAGGCCGTAGAGTCAGTGATTAAGCTTGGTGCAGCGCCGGACAGTATAGAGACTGTTGTGGAGATTGATAATCAAAAACAGAGGGTTTCCGTATCTGCCATGGGTTCAACAGAAGTAAAAACAACGGATATGATGAAGGCAGTGGATGAGAGGGAGGCTCAGAAGATAGCCTCTGAGTCCTTTGGAAACAGCGGCCAGAAGATAGGGCTTGCAGGAAAAACAGACGCGATGTATGTGTATACCCAGGAGAGGGCAGAGAAGAAAATGGGGAGGAAACAAAAGGTTACACATGCAGTCCGTGTCTTAGACCAGAAAGGGTTTATCAAATTGCAGACTGCTCAGGGCACAGTGATGAATTCTACGATTGGGGGCCTTGATACAGATTTTAAAAAATTATTTGATGAACTCAGCACATATAAAGGAGATGTCATTATTTGCCCGGACTTATTTATAGTAGTGGGCGGCCGTATTATAGAAGTTTCAGGAGTATCAAATTTAGAGCAGGGAACAGGCATCATCAATGCCGAGGTAAACGGGATGCCGGCAGGTGAAGCGGCAATCCTCATAGGGATCAGGCAGGCCATATAG
- a CDS encoding TrkH family potassium uptake protein: MKSLNYRKITLNTMQKIALGFLAVILAGAIFLWLPISNQRPIAFVDALFTAVSAVCVTGLVTITPAAQFTAIGKGGLLVLIQIGGLGVIACMVAFFLVIKKRITVKERVTIQQTYNLDTLTGLVQFIRRILWGTFIVEGVGAFFYTFKFVPEMGFLKGVCYSIFHAVSSFCNAGIDILGGSSYMEYVTSPVINFTTMFLIVAGGLGFTVWYDVYKNIKCVMKEKQPARRMVTRLSLHTKIVLCMTAVLLFTGFLAFLVLEYRNPATMGNLNLGEKMLASGFQSVTVRTAGFATVSQSGLTAGSKLVGCILMFVGGSPAGTAGGVKTTTVAMLLLTCVGVIKGKRDTECFGRRIAVSTVRSGIAIICLTFMFWLAGVVMITVLEPGTDFLDIMYEVTSALGTVGLTPDLTPKLCRGSQAVLMVLMYAGRIGPVTMALVFAGRANTAAQLRDLPEKRIMLG; the protein is encoded by the coding sequence ATGAAAAGTTTAAATTATAGAAAGATTACCTTGAACACCATGCAGAAAATAGCTCTGGGTTTTCTGGCTGTGATTTTGGCTGGGGCCATATTTCTGTGGCTCCCCATCAGCAACCAGAGGCCTATCGCCTTTGTGGATGCCCTGTTTACGGCAGTATCGGCCGTATGTGTGACAGGTTTGGTGACAATAACGCCGGCTGCCCAATTTACGGCTATAGGAAAGGGAGGGCTGCTGGTATTAATACAAATAGGCGGCTTAGGTGTTATTGCCTGCATGGTTGCCTTTTTTCTTGTAATTAAAAAAAGAATCACAGTAAAAGAACGTGTGACTATTCAGCAGACGTATAACCTGGACACATTGACAGGTTTAGTACAGTTTATAAGGAGAATATTGTGGGGAACCTTTATAGTAGAGGGGGTTGGCGCCTTTTTCTATACTTTTAAGTTTGTCCCGGAAATGGGGTTTTTAAAAGGAGTGTGTTACAGTATTTTTCACGCGGTATCTTCCTTCTGTAATGCGGGGATCGATATTTTAGGAGGCAGCAGTTATATGGAGTATGTGACATCCCCTGTCATCAACTTTACCACGATGTTTTTGATTGTTGCAGGGGGGTTGGGGTTCACAGTCTGGTATGATGTATATAAAAATATAAAGTGCGTAATGAAAGAAAAACAACCTGCCAGAAGGATGGTAACAAGGCTGAGTCTGCATACAAAGATTGTATTGTGTATGACGGCCGTTCTTTTATTTACAGGATTTTTAGCCTTTTTAGTGCTGGAGTACCGAAATCCAGCCACAATGGGAAACTTGAATCTAGGGGAAAAGATGTTGGCTTCAGGGTTCCAGTCTGTCACCGTAAGAACGGCAGGGTTTGCAACAGTTTCACAGTCTGGCCTGACAGCGGGTTCGAAACTTGTGGGATGTATATTGATGTTTGTGGGAGGTTCCCCTGCAGGTACTGCGGGAGGTGTTAAGACGACTACAGTAGCCATGCTGCTTTTAACTTGCGTAGGTGTAATCAAAGGGAAGAGGGATACAGAATGTTTTGGCAGGAGGATTGCGGTTTCTACTGTCCGGTCCGGTATTGCCATTATCTGCCTTACCTTTATGTTTTGGCTGGCAGGCGTTGTCATGATTACTGTGTTGGAGCCTGGTACAGATTTTCTTGACATAATGTATGAGGTTACTTCTGCCCTTGGCACAGTAGGCCTGACCCCTGACCTTACGCCTAAGCTTTGCCGGGGCAGCCAGGCGGTGCTCATGGTTTTGATGTATGCGGGAAGGATTGGCCCTGTCACCATGGCCCTTGTTTTTGCAGGCAGGGCCAATACGGCCGCACAGCTGAGGGACCTGCCGGAAAAGAGAATTATGCTTGGATAA
- a CDS encoding response regulator transcription factor, giving the protein MSKKILIIEDEESIADLEKDYLELSDFEVAVANDGEEGREKALNEDYDLIILDLMLPGVDGFEICRQVRDQKNTPIIMVSAKKDDIDKIRGLGLGADDYMTKPFSPSELVARVKAHLARYERLIGSNVEENEIIEIRGLKIDTTARRVWVNGEERSFTTKEFDLLTFLAGHPNHVYTKEELFQEIWDMESIGDIATVTVHIKKIREKIEYDTSHPQYIETIWGVGYRFKV; this is encoded by the coding sequence ATGAGTAAGAAAATATTAATTATTGAGGATGAAGAAAGTATTGCTGACCTGGAGAAGGATTATCTGGAGCTGAGTGACTTTGAGGTGGCTGTGGCAAATGATGGTGAGGAAGGAAGAGAAAAGGCCCTGAATGAGGACTATGACCTGATTATTCTGGATCTCATGCTTCCTGGCGTGGACGGATTTGAAATTTGCCGGCAGGTAAGGGATCAGAAGAATACACCCATTATTATGGTGTCTGCAAAGAAGGATGACATAGATAAAATAAGAGGCCTTGGCCTTGGGGCTGATGATTATATGACAAAGCCTTTTAGTCCCAGCGAGCTTGTGGCCAGGGTGAAGGCCCACTTGGCGCGCTATGAACGGCTGATAGGGAGCAATGTAGAGGAAAATGAAATTATTGAGATCAGAGGACTGAAGATTGATACAACGGCGAGGCGTGTCTGGGTCAATGGGGAGGAAAGGTCTTTTACGACCAAAGAATTTGACCTGCTTACTTTTCTTGCCGGCCATCCGAACCATGTATATACTAAGGAGGAACTGTTCCAGGAAATCTGGGATATGGAATCAATCGGTGATATAGCCACTGTGACTGTGCATATTAAAAAAATCCGTGAGAAGATTGAATATGATACCTCCCATCCACAATATATAGAAACAATTTGGGGGGTAGGCTATCGGTTTAAGGTATAA